A DNA window from Helianthus annuus cultivar XRQ/B chromosome 15, HanXRQr2.0-SUNRISE, whole genome shotgun sequence contains the following coding sequences:
- the LOC110912964 gene encoding E3 ubiquitin-protein ligase ATL6, which translates to MYFIKNILTVFPLLLLSSIYYVEAQSAPPPDDYQYARFSPSMAIIIVVLVAALFCMGFFSIYIRRCSEDGGPSARGGLSMRRAARLAAASRGLDAGVLETFPTFAYSTVKGLKIGKGALECAVCLNEFEDEETIRLIPKCDHVFHAECIDAWLEHHVTCPVCRSNLVPKPGESTHGTNDSEPLPDENNNELTLVSEQNTDVSIRVGDTIPDPTNPVLNRVKSANPYRPPRSKSVRGPALFEKFRSHSTGHSLVQVGEDTERFTLRLPEDVRKQVIDKALLNRTGSTVRLPGEGSGRKGYRTGSTGSGSYRRMGSIDRSVFSRAPSFLSRAFSVRSQKGASANGGASTSTTSDKVPLNNIGPKSDEVFGRPPV; encoded by the exons ATGTATTTCATCAAAAACATATTAACGGTTTTTccgttattattattatcttcAATCTACTATGTGGAAGCTCAATCTGCACCACCACCGGATGACTATCAGTATGCTAGATTTAGTCCTTCAATGGCGATTATTATTGTGGTACTTGTGGCTGCTTTGTTTTGTATGGGCTTTTTCTCTATTTATATCCGTAGGTGTTCCGAGGACGGTGGCCCGAGTGCCCGTGGAGGCCTTTCGATGAGGCGTGCTGCCAGGTTGGCTGCTGCGAGCCGTGGGCTTGATGCGGGAGTGCTTGAGACGTTCCCGACGTTTGCGTATTCGACGGTGAAGGGGTTGAAGATCGGGAAAGGAGCGCTGGAGTGCGCGGTTTGTTTAAATGAATTTGAGGATGAAGAAACGATCAG GTTAATCCCAAAATGCGATCACGTTTTCCACGCCGAATGCATCGACGCCTGGCTTGAGCATCACGTTACATGCCCAGTCTGCCGATCCAACCTCGTTCCCAAACCTGGCGAGTCAACTCACGGTACCAACGACTCAGAACCACTACCCGACGAGAATAATAACGAGCTGACGTTAGTGTCAGAACAAAACACTGACGTCTCAATTCGGGTCGGGGACACAATCCCTGACCCGACGAACCCAGTCCTGAACCGGGTCAAAAGCGCCAACCCATACCGCCCCCCACGGTCCAAATCCGTACGAGGACCGGCCCTTTTCGAGAAATTCAGATCACACTCAACCGGTCATTCACTAGTTCAAGTTGGTGAAGACACCGAGCGGTTCACGTTACGGTTACCGGAAGATGTGAGAAAACAAGTCATTGATAAGGCGTTACTGAACCGGACCGGAAGCACGGTTCGATTGCCCGGTGAAGGAAGTGGGAGAAAAGGTTACAGAACCGGTTCAACCGGTTCCGGTTCATACAGGCGAATGGGGAGTATAGACCGGTCGGTTTTCTCACGTGCTCCTTCGTTCTTGTCACGTGCGTTTTCTGTACGGTCTCAAAAGGGCGCGTCAGCTAACGGTGGCGCGTCGACATCAACGACATCCGACAAGGTTCCGCTTAATAACATTGGACCGAAAAGTGACGAGGTTTTTGGTCGGCCGCCGGTTTGA